Proteins encoded together in one Thermococcus barophilus MP window:
- a CDS encoding adenylate kinase family protein, whose translation MIIAVSGTPGVGKTTVAKLLAEKLGYMYVDLKKFAIGHEIGEIKGDELEVEIDELAYFIEKELKGKNVVLDGHLSHLMPADQVIILRLHPKIIGERLKERGYSREKISENVEAELVDVCLVEAIDTHENVIEVDTTGKTPEQVVEEILDLLNKGVKKRVGIVDWTQVYEEVIPYLNLGGE comes from the coding sequence ATGATAATTGCAGTGAGCGGAACCCCCGGAGTGGGAAAGACCACAGTTGCAAAACTTTTGGCAGAAAAACTCGGGTACATGTATGTCGACCTCAAGAAATTCGCAATTGGGCATGAGATTGGCGAGATTAAAGGGGATGAGCTCGAGGTCGAAATTGACGAGCTGGCATACTTCATTGAAAAAGAGCTTAAAGGAAAAAACGTTGTTCTTGATGGACATCTGAGTCATCTTATGCCTGCTGACCAAGTTATAATCCTACGCCTGCATCCAAAGATTATTGGAGAAAGATTAAAGGAGAGGGGCTACAGCAGAGAAAAGATAAGTGAAAACGTTGAGGCTGAATTGGTTGATGTCTGCTTGGTTGAAGCCATTGACACGCATGAGAATGTAATCGAAGTAGATACCACTGGGAAAACACCAGAGCAAGTCGTTGAAGAAATCTTAGATCTTTTGAACAAGGGTGTTAAAAAGAGGGTTGGGATTGTAGATTGGACTCAGGTTTATGAGGAAGTCATCCCGTACTTAAATTTAGGGGGTGAGTGA
- the htpX gene encoding zinc metalloprotease HtpX, whose amino-acid sequence MGLGLWLRTGVLMAFLTGLLMALGYVLGSETGMIFAFIFALAMNFFSYWYSDKIVLTWYRARIVDEMEAPELHRIVEDLAREAGIPKPRVAIVPTDVPNAFATGRDPKHAVVAVTQGLLRILDRDELEGVLAHEISHIRNRDILIQTLAAVMAGAIIMIARWAGWMLWLGGFGGRDREGESGSILGAIVLIILAPIAAMMIQMAISRAREYLADESGAKISGKPWALARALEKIEYYVSRRPLRDGNPATAHMFIINPFRGVSLAELFSTHPPTQKRIERLRKIAEEMGMYF is encoded by the coding sequence ATGGGACTTGGGTTGTGGTTAAGGACTGGCGTATTAATGGCGTTCCTCACCGGATTGCTGATGGCATTAGGGTACGTGCTCGGCAGTGAGACAGGGATGATCTTTGCATTTATATTTGCATTAGCTATGAACTTCTTCAGCTACTGGTACAGCGATAAAATCGTTCTCACTTGGTATAGAGCGAGAATAGTTGATGAAATGGAAGCCCCAGAGCTTCACCGCATAGTTGAGGATCTTGCGAGAGAAGCTGGAATACCAAAACCAAGAGTTGCTATAGTGCCTACTGATGTTCCAAATGCATTTGCAACTGGTAGAGATCCAAAGCATGCGGTTGTTGCGGTAACCCAAGGCTTACTGAGAATCTTGGACAGAGATGAGCTTGAGGGCGTGTTAGCTCATGAGATAAGCCACATAAGGAACAGAGACATTCTTATCCAAACTCTGGCGGCAGTTATGGCTGGGGCAATCATCATGATAGCCAGATGGGCCGGCTGGATGCTCTGGCTTGGAGGATTTGGAGGCAGGGACAGGGAAGGTGAATCGGGAAGTATCCTGGGAGCAATAGTTCTGATTATTCTTGCTCCAATAGCTGCAATGATGATTCAGATGGCAATAAGCAGGGCAAGGGAGTATTTAGCAGATGAAAGTGGAGCAAAGATAAGCGGCAAGCCGTGGGCACTGGCGAGAGCACTTGAGAAAATTGAATATTATGTCTCAAGGAGACCTTTAAGAGATGGCAACCCAGCAACAGCTCACATGTTCATCATAAACCCGTTCAGGGGAGTAAGCCTTGCAGAGCTGTTCTCAACCCATCCACCGACACAGAAGAGAATTGAAAGGCTCAGAAAGATAGCAGAGGAAATGGGAATGTACTTCTAA
- a CDS encoding amidohydrolase, translating into MKAVKATLLYDGLGNLKKNIYIVFDKEIKKITKEKPKDAEIIAEGVVTPAFIDGHSHIGMERYGEPYQEGEANEQMDSVLPLVDALYSIYMDDKAFKHSIEFGVLYSSVLPGSGNIIGGRAVLIKNYGRDIEDAFMKYVGVKAAFGYNPRSTKEWKGTRPSTRMGAIGILLNWLIKTQKTIALLEKGKKEPEEIEPTVEALIPVLKGEEPLRVHVHKEDDIAALLMIKRKFGLKITIEHAGDVHSKETFEKIKKENVPLIYGPFDSLPYKVELKHEDWKNAKYLIEVKPLFGLMSDHPVTLQANLYLQLRHFIRLGMSKEEAIKIITHNNAKILGVDDILGSIEKGKWASLVVWNGDPFHMESYPTHVFAEGKLIHEWEV; encoded by the coding sequence ATGAAGGCTGTGAAAGCAACTCTTTTATATGATGGATTGGGCAATCTCAAAAAGAACATCTACATTGTTTTTGACAAAGAAATTAAGAAAATCACAAAAGAGAAGCCCAAAGATGCTGAAATAATAGCGGAAGGAGTTGTGACGCCCGCGTTTATTGACGGACACTCACACATTGGGATGGAGCGCTATGGTGAGCCCTATCAGGAAGGAGAAGCAAACGAGCAGATGGATTCAGTTCTGCCTTTAGTTGACGCTTTGTACTCAATTTATATGGACGACAAAGCTTTCAAACACTCAATTGAGTTTGGAGTTCTGTACTCTTCAGTTCTACCAGGAAGTGGAAACATCATCGGAGGAAGGGCTGTTCTGATTAAAAACTATGGAAGGGACATCGAGGATGCATTTATGAAGTACGTCGGCGTTAAAGCGGCTTTTGGGTACAATCCAAGGTCAACTAAGGAGTGGAAAGGAACAAGACCGAGCACAAGGATGGGAGCAATTGGAATTCTCCTGAATTGGCTCATAAAGACTCAGAAGACAATTGCTCTGCTTGAAAAAGGTAAGAAAGAGCCTGAGGAGATTGAACCAACTGTTGAAGCATTAATCCCAGTTTTGAAAGGGGAAGAGCCTCTGAGAGTTCACGTGCACAAAGAGGATGATATAGCAGCACTGCTCATGATAAAGCGCAAGTTTGGGCTTAAGATAACCATTGAACATGCTGGTGATGTTCACAGCAAAGAGACGTTTGAGAAGATCAAGAAAGAGAATGTTCCATTGATCTATGGTCCATTCGATTCTCTGCCCTACAAGGTTGAGCTGAAGCATGAAGACTGGAAGAATGCTAAATACCTCATTGAAGTGAAGCCCCTCTTTGGGCTTATGAGCGACCACCCGGTAACGCTTCAAGCAAATCTTTACCTGCAATTGAGGCACTTCATAAGGTTAGGAATGAGCAAGGAAGAGGCGATAAAGATCATCACCCACAACAATGCCAAAATCCTCGGGGTAGATGACATTCTGGGAAGCATCGAGAAGGGCAAGTGGGCTTCGCTTGTCGTCTGGAATGGTGACCCGTTCCACATGGAGAGCTACCCAACGCATGTATTTGCTGAAGGCAAATTGATTCACGAGTGGGAGGTTTGA
- the tiaS gene encoding tRNA(Ile2) 2-agmatinylcytidine synthetase TiaS → MMLHIGLDDTDSPNGMCTTYLGALLYREISRLAEPLDLPKLIRLNPNVPYKTRGNGAVAMSFEADEEDVPKIKNLVLEFVEELADLTHENTNPGVVFLEGEIPEELTEFTYRAIWEHISIEEAEKVAKDVDAEIYKFKLGRGIVGALAAIGHPLKEFTYELLAYRKRRLWGTPRKVNRESVFEMDRQFYPFTYDNVDPYKGSVLITPHGKDPVLVGIRGIDKNKVLLAFESITIEEPLEFYQIFKTNQSTDEHLRFKKIADLKQFDNAVIKAKVVKSYWEKGRHVFFEVDDGTGRLRVAAFEPTKGFRRYVRMLIEGDEIIAAGGVKEFEGVLTLNLEKFYPVKLAKKIEYRKPKCPKCGGTMKSKGDYLKCKKCGYKMPKVLIPVEVPRKLQKKIYEVPPDARRHLSRPLVLPLGEEKILE, encoded by the coding sequence ATGATGCTTCACATAGGTCTCGACGACACTGACTCACCAAATGGCATGTGCACAACATATCTTGGAGCTTTGCTCTATAGAGAAATTTCACGGTTAGCGGAGCCCTTAGATTTGCCGAAGCTGATCAGGCTGAATCCCAACGTTCCCTACAAGACGAGAGGGAACGGTGCAGTTGCAATGAGCTTTGAAGCTGATGAAGAAGATGTTCCAAAGATTAAGAATCTTGTTCTCGAATTTGTTGAAGAACTTGCCGATCTAACTCATGAGAACACGAATCCGGGTGTGGTGTTTTTGGAGGGGGAAATTCCAGAAGAGCTGACTGAGTTTACTTATCGGGCTATCTGGGAGCACATAAGTATTGAAGAAGCAGAAAAAGTTGCTAAAGACGTTGATGCTGAAATCTACAAATTTAAACTTGGAAGAGGAATAGTCGGAGCATTGGCGGCAATTGGGCATCCTCTTAAAGAGTTTACTTATGAGCTTTTGGCATATAGAAAAAGAAGGCTTTGGGGAACCCCAAGAAAGGTAAACAGAGAGAGCGTTTTTGAGATGGATAGGCAGTTCTATCCCTTCACCTACGATAACGTTGATCCATATAAGGGCTCGGTTTTAATCACCCCTCATGGCAAAGACCCTGTTCTGGTTGGCATTAGAGGAATTGACAAAAATAAGGTTCTTCTGGCTTTTGAAAGCATAACAATTGAAGAGCCACTCGAATTTTACCAGATTTTTAAGACGAATCAGAGCACGGATGAACATTTAAGGTTCAAAAAGATTGCAGATCTTAAACAATTCGATAATGCTGTAATTAAAGCAAAAGTTGTAAAGAGTTACTGGGAAAAAGGAAGGCACGTCTTCTTTGAAGTTGACGATGGAACCGGAAGGCTGAGGGTTGCTGCATTTGAACCGACAAAAGGGTTCAGAAGATACGTAAGAATGCTGATTGAAGGGGATGAGATTATAGCGGCTGGGGGAGTAAAGGAGTTTGAAGGTGTTTTGACGCTCAATCTTGAGAAATTTTATCCAGTAAAGCTGGCTAAGAAAATTGAGTATAGAAAGCCGAAGTGTCCAAAATGTGGTGGAACAATGAAGAGCAAGGGGGATTACCTGAAGTGCAAAAAGTGCGGTTATAAAATGCCTAAAGTTTTGATTCCTGTTGAAGTCCCAAGAAAGCTGCAAAAGAAAATTTACGAAGTCCCACCAGATGCAAGGAGGCATCTATCAAGGCCTTTGGTGTTACCGCTTGGTGAGGAGAAGATTTTAGAGTAG
- a CDS encoding GNAT family N-acetyltransferase, whose protein sequence is MQRPIILTGRKVSLGVLLREDIPKVWLWYNDRDVRRYLSSPDAVFYFEDEMEWYERIRREKEKHRVFAVIENRSDSLVGLIGVHKINHKNGHAEIGYFLSKQYWGKRYATEAVGLALEYCFKWLNLRKVYARVYEYNVASQRVLEKNGFKLVGRLKKHVHIPEEGFADVLFYELFKDEWESF, encoded by the coding sequence ATGCAGAGACCTATAATCCTAACTGGGAGGAAGGTTTCTCTCGGCGTTCTACTGAGAGAGGACATACCGAAGGTTTGGCTGTGGTACAACGACAGAGATGTGAGGAGATATTTATCTTCACCAGATGCTGTGTTCTACTTTGAAGATGAGATGGAATGGTACGAAAGAATCAGAAGGGAGAAAGAGAAACACAGAGTTTTTGCGGTTATTGAGAATAGGAGCGACTCTCTCGTTGGATTGATTGGAGTTCATAAGATTAATCACAAGAATGGGCATGCTGAAATAGGGTACTTTTTGAGCAAGCAGTACTGGGGGAAAAGATATGCAACGGAAGCAGTAGGATTGGCCTTGGAGTACTGCTTCAAATGGCTCAATCTAAGGAAAGTTTATGCAAGGGTTTATGAATATAACGTAGCTTCGCAAAGGGTTCTTGAAAAGAACGGCTTTAAGCTCGTGGGAAGGCTAAAAAAGCACGTCCATATCCCAGAGGAAGGCTTTGCTGATGTTTTATTTTACGAGCTATTTAAGGATGAATGGGAAAGCTTTTAA
- a CDS encoding transcriptional regulator, with protein MEKERLIRVVESILRGTGFRTARMEFKGACFDLVASRLFLLLFIKVLQNIDTLTKEQAEDLKRLAKFFQASPLIVGLKTKNDELEEGVVYERFGIYALNPQTLYDVIVENELPAIFAERGGFYVKINGEYLRYLREKYGYSIGELAELLGVSRKSLQNYERGEQAVSLDVAIRLEEIFNEPLAKPIDILHAKVEAKLDVKPENELEREIFERLKALGMGVVKIKKAPFNAISKEEEFKILTGIDQRKTKTTIKRAQMINEVSKIIHSDGVFILEKTKTEVVGEIPLIPKKALSEIRDADELIEMIEELKKEIKKKIFS; from the coding sequence ATGGAAAAGGAGAGATTGATTAGAGTCGTCGAGAGCATCTTGCGAGGCACAGGATTTAGAACCGCGAGAATGGAGTTTAAGGGTGCATGCTTTGACTTAGTGGCGAGTAGGTTATTCCTATTGCTATTCATCAAAGTTTTACAGAACATTGACACGCTCACAAAAGAGCAGGCTGAGGATTTAAAAAGATTAGCTAAGTTCTTCCAGGCTTCTCCGCTCATAGTTGGGCTCAAGACAAAAAACGATGAGCTTGAGGAAGGGGTAGTTTACGAGCGCTTTGGAATCTACGCATTGAATCCACAAACCCTCTACGATGTGATAGTCGAAAATGAACTGCCGGCAATCTTCGCTGAAAGAGGGGGCTTTTACGTCAAAATTAATGGAGAGTATCTAAGATATTTGAGAGAAAAGTATGGATATAGCATTGGTGAGCTTGCCGAGCTGTTGGGAGTTTCAAGAAAAAGCCTGCAGAATTATGAAAGAGGAGAACAGGCCGTCAGCTTAGATGTTGCCATTAGATTGGAGGAGATATTCAATGAGCCCCTGGCTAAGCCTATTGATATCCTGCATGCAAAAGTTGAAGCTAAGCTTGACGTAAAGCCAGAGAACGAGCTTGAAAGGGAAATCTTTGAGCGCTTAAAAGCTCTTGGGATGGGAGTTGTTAAAATTAAAAAGGCTCCTTTCAATGCAATTTCGAAAGAGGAGGAGTTCAAGATTTTAACAGGGATAGACCAGAGAAAAACCAAGACAACAATAAAAAGAGCTCAGATGATCAATGAGGTCAGCAAGATAATCCACAGCGATGGAGTCTTCATTTTGGAAAAAACAAAAACTGAAGTTGTTGGAGAAATTCCGCTAATACCTAAAAAAGCCCTCTCAGAAATTAGGGATGCTGATGAGCTAATTGAGATGATTGAAGAGCTGAAGAAAGAGATAAAGAAAAAGATTTTCAGCTGA
- a CDS encoding HD domain-containing protein produces the protein MDGKIIHDPIHGSMKIKGVILDLVKTPEFQRLRSIRQLGLAYLVYPGANHSRFEHSLGAYNIARRLAQEIELDKDEKTLLEMGALLHDIGHGPFSHTFEQIYKHYVKEYDHMHLGQNIILGKIDIIDGEIESREFIPEIIESYGYSPKEVADLILGKYEKRYLGQMLHGDVDVDQIDYLMRDAHYTGVAHGIIDIERLLKVLKIHEGQLVVDEKGIEAVEGMMVARALMYSRVYFHHTVKIAEGMLTRALEFALEEGHLWDFWKMTDCRVFVELEDLEGYPGEIARRIKYRDIYKAAVLASADELSAEEKKELLSAYRNVKRRQEIERNLADAVGAKEGEVILEFSIADLMLSEPRLKATEINVLLHTGELQPLTKVTPLANALKRRQTPRWAVLIASPAKYVNKVREIWKKVIFS, from the coding sequence GTGGACGGGAAAATTATACATGATCCCATTCATGGAAGCATGAAAATCAAGGGAGTCATTCTGGATTTAGTAAAGACTCCAGAGTTCCAAAGACTTAGGAGCATAAGGCAGCTTGGCTTGGCATATCTTGTATATCCAGGAGCAAACCACTCCCGATTTGAGCATTCCCTTGGAGCCTATAACATAGCGAGGAGGCTTGCCCAAGAGATCGAGCTTGATAAAGATGAGAAAACTTTACTTGAAATGGGAGCATTGTTACATGACATTGGACATGGACCGTTTTCTCACACATTTGAGCAGATTTACAAGCACTATGTCAAAGAGTACGACCACATGCATCTTGGTCAAAACATAATCCTCGGAAAAATAGATATCATTGATGGAGAGATAGAGAGCAGAGAGTTCATTCCAGAAATAATTGAAAGTTATGGTTATTCCCCAAAAGAAGTCGCTGACTTGATTTTAGGCAAATACGAGAAGCGCTATTTGGGTCAAATGCTCCATGGAGATGTTGATGTTGATCAAATTGACTACCTTATGAGAGATGCCCACTATACTGGCGTTGCCCATGGCATTATTGACATTGAGCGGCTTTTAAAAGTCCTGAAAATCCATGAGGGACAGCTTGTGGTGGATGAGAAAGGAATTGAGGCAGTGGAAGGGATGATGGTTGCCAGAGCTTTGATGTATTCAAGGGTTTACTTCCATCATACGGTTAAAATTGCCGAAGGAATGCTAACGAGAGCTTTGGAGTTTGCTCTTGAAGAAGGCCATCTCTGGGACTTCTGGAAAATGACTGATTGCAGAGTCTTTGTAGAGCTTGAGGACCTTGAAGGCTACCCCGGTGAAATTGCAAGGCGCATTAAATACAGGGACATATACAAAGCAGCTGTGCTGGCAAGTGCAGATGAGCTTTCTGCAGAGGAGAAGAAAGAACTGCTGAGCGCATACAGAAACGTCAAGAGGAGGCAGGAAATCGAGAGAAACTTGGCGGATGCTGTTGGAGCCAAGGAAGGTGAGGTGATTCTTGAGTTCTCAATTGCAGATCTAATGCTCAGTGAACCAAGACTAAAAGCGACGGAAATCAATGTACTGCTCCACACTGGAGAACTTCAGCCCCTTACAAAAGTTACTCCCCTGGCAAACGCACTGAAGAGAAGACAAACTCCAAGATGGGCTGTGCTCATTGCTTCACCAGCAAAATACGTGAATAAAGTTAGGGAAATCTGGAAAAAAGTAATTTTCAGCTGA
- a CDS encoding AMP-binding protein, translating into MSKLVVGKTALEHLEELRYTAKKAAETTEFWKEKFSKIDIESMTPETLASEVKNIHILPKDLYNTERVWPSYIKNYDIFYTIVRTSGTTGQPKRIPYTIDDKRRVARQFIPWFYEYFEKGDRIASFFPPLPSASGIMGYGAVEELGAKVAYFQIPIQFIRMPDLLINELRSIKPTVLFSLTTTAFLLGLKLPEDIRNDIRVILVGGETLTEELAKATLENFPNAMIIDALGMSEEGAVGYRIVTKKKTTNFSFPESIIVLESIEEEEYKEYHKIYVTKIMKEGELTGLPLFNYDAGDLARVENGEIKSILRIKDAISLAGATLYLDQIISIVHRYPFLIDFVIIYHPLSPSNPKPKAIIRVGYVGEKPAGIEDEIRSLIYEGNNPVRYEVEDSKQAELIIEAVPAEKVREGLPQKPGKTKRIFIVGKDI; encoded by the coding sequence ATGTCAAAGCTGGTCGTTGGCAAAACCGCCCTGGAACATTTGGAAGAGCTAAGATACACTGCAAAAAAAGCAGCAGAAACCACTGAATTTTGGAAAGAAAAATTCTCCAAGATTGATATTGAGAGCATGACACCAGAGACACTTGCTTCCGAAGTTAAAAACATTCACATACTTCCAAAAGATCTTTATAATACTGAAAGGGTATGGCCAAGTTACATTAAAAACTACGATATCTTTTACACCATCGTAAGGACAAGCGGAACAACAGGTCAGCCAAAGAGAATACCCTACACAATAGATGATAAGAGGAGAGTTGCAAGGCAGTTCATACCTTGGTTTTATGAATACTTTGAGAAAGGGGACAGGATAGCATCTTTCTTTCCCCCACTGCCGTCTGCTTCAGGCATTATGGGGTATGGAGCTGTCGAAGAGCTTGGAGCAAAGGTTGCATACTTCCAGATTCCTATCCAGTTCATCCGCATGCCTGATCTGTTGATAAACGAACTGAGATCAATAAAACCAACTGTGCTGTTCTCTTTAACGACAACGGCATTTCTCCTTGGACTAAAGCTTCCAGAAGATATCCGCAATGATATCAGGGTAATCCTCGTTGGAGGTGAGACGCTGACCGAAGAGCTGGCAAAAGCTACATTGGAGAACTTCCCAAATGCAATGATAATAGACGCACTCGGAATGTCTGAGGAGGGCGCTGTGGGATACAGAATTGTAACAAAGAAAAAGACAACCAACTTCTCATTCCCTGAGTCCATAATAGTTTTAGAAAGCATCGAAGAAGAGGAATACAAAGAATATCACAAGATATACGTAACGAAGATAATGAAAGAAGGCGAGCTGACAGGTCTGCCTCTGTTCAACTACGATGCTGGGGATCTGGCGAGGGTCGAAAACGGAGAAATAAAAAGCATACTCAGAATAAAGGATGCAATAAGCTTGGCAGGAGCAACATTGTATCTCGATCAGATTATTAGCATCGTTCACAGGTATCCGTTCTTAATTGACTTTGTGATTATTTACCATCCGCTATCACCCAGCAATCCAAAGCCGAAAGCCATCATAAGGGTTGGCTATGTAGGAGAAAAGCCTGCTGGGATAGAAGATGAAATTAGAAGTCTGATATATGAAGGCAACAACCCTGTTAGATACGAAGTAGAAGATTCAAAACAGGCTGAGCTCATAATTGAGGCAGTTCCAGCAGAAAAAGTCAGAGAAGGGCTCCCACAAAAGCCTGGCAAGACAAAAAGAATCTTCATTGTTGGCAAGGATATTTGA
- a CDS encoding DUF835 domain-containing protein has translation MLGIPLYILAEVLLVMTLDLLAFVFVFRAYLKTKRKSALVFSFAWLSDFLTILFAGFNMYVLNSFFIALFGALITYGILIFLEEEKETLPLTQVQKATVLPPLFVIYLVLLKNYAGINEWTLIVGGSWFLAGGFLIFAGIFLRNLVNVYEKSVRYLYYGFVLFGLHLLPYPFFAREEWYAPIGLTASTVLIVFLTTTMIRLVLSPRFTKLYEIPAESKARKIDLKPGVLIVNQNEYKQLELKLKDMPALAFLRNITNVPEKWEYFFVTTVTKDGSQKVVSPTDLAKITELTYRYLKAAADTNTPGIVIIDCLEYLLVYNEPTSVMKFLTKLRDLILVHKATLILVAEKSALGDKNWALLTKLLGG, from the coding sequence ATGTTAGGAATACCCCTATATATCCTTGCTGAAGTTTTACTCGTCATGACACTGGATTTATTAGCGTTTGTGTTTGTTTTCAGAGCATATTTAAAAACTAAGAGAAAATCTGCTCTGGTTTTCTCATTTGCATGGCTTTCAGATTTTCTAACAATACTCTTCGCAGGGTTTAATATGTACGTACTGAATTCATTCTTCATTGCACTGTTCGGAGCTCTGATCACTTATGGAATACTTATATTCTTGGAAGAGGAAAAAGAAACTTTGCCCTTGACACAGGTTCAAAAAGCCACTGTTCTGCCACCTCTTTTTGTCATATACTTGGTACTTCTGAAGAATTATGCTGGGATAAATGAGTGGACGTTAATTGTTGGTGGGTCTTGGTTTTTGGCGGGAGGATTTCTGATTTTTGCGGGTATTTTCCTAAGAAACTTAGTAAATGTATATGAAAAGAGCGTTCGGTATCTCTACTACGGTTTTGTCCTGTTTGGACTTCACCTATTACCCTATCCATTCTTTGCACGTGAGGAATGGTATGCTCCAATTGGACTTACAGCATCAACGGTTCTAATTGTTTTCCTAACAACGACCATGATACGTTTGGTCTTGTCTCCACGCTTCACGAAGCTATATGAGATCCCTGCTGAATCAAAAGCGAGGAAGATTGACCTAAAACCCGGGGTCTTGATTGTAAACCAAAACGAATACAAGCAACTGGAGCTAAAACTCAAAGACATGCCGGCGTTGGCGTTTTTGAGAAACATAACAAATGTTCCAGAGAAGTGGGAATACTTTTTTGTCACCACAGTAACTAAGGACGGTTCACAAAAAGTCGTATCCCCAACAGATTTAGCAAAGATAACTGAGCTCACATACAGATACCTTAAGGCGGCTGCAGATACTAACACCCCAGGTATTGTAATCATTGACTGTCTGGAATACCTTTTGGTATATAACGAGCCTACTTCAGTCATGAAGTTTCTCACCAAGCTGAGAGACCTGATCTTAGTTCACAAAGCAACTCTGATACTGGTTGCCGAAAAATCTGCATTAGGTGACAAAAACTGGGCATTATTAACTAAATTGCTTGGTGGATAA
- the thsB gene encoding thermosome subunit beta, translating to MAQLVGQGGQPIVILPEGTQRYVGRDAQRLNILAARIVAETVRTTLGPKGMDKMLVDSLGDIVITNDGATILDKIDLQHPAAKMMVEVAKTQDEEAGDGTTTAVVIAGELLRKAEELIDQNIHPSIIVKGYTLAVEKAQEILGDIAIKVDPENEETLMKIAKTAITGKSAESHREHLARLAVEAVKQVAEKKDGKFEVDIDNIKIEKKEGESVEESQLIKGVVIDKERVHPRMPKRVERAKIALINDALEVKKTETDAKINITAPDQLYAFLEQEEKMIKDMVDQIVATGANVVFVQKGIDDLAQHYLAKAGILAVRRVKKSDMEKLAKATGAKIVTNVKDLTSEDLGYAELVEERKIAGENMIFVEGCKNPKAVTILIRGGTEHVIDEVERALEDAVKVVKDVMEDGAILPGGGATEIELSIRLDEYGKQVGGKEALAIEAFSDALKIIPKTLAENAGLDTIDVLVKVISEHKTKGKAIGIDVFAGEPADMLERGVIEPVRVKKQAIKSASEAAIMILRIDDVIAAKRVKSEGSGQGMEGMGGMGGMNMMG from the coding sequence ATGGCACAGCTTGTTGGACAGGGCGGACAGCCAATAGTTATTCTACCTGAGGGAACTCAAAGGTATGTGGGTAGAGATGCCCAGAGGTTGAACATCTTGGCTGCAAGGATTGTTGCTGAGACCGTTAGAACAACTTTAGGACCAAAAGGAATGGACAAAATGCTCGTTGACAGCCTTGGCGACATCGTTATCACAAACGACGGTGCAACTATTTTGGACAAGATTGATCTTCAGCATCCAGCTGCAAAGATGATGGTTGAAGTCGCAAAGACCCAAGATGAGGAAGCCGGTGATGGTACAACCACAGCAGTTGTTATTGCCGGTGAGCTTCTCAGGAAAGCTGAAGAGCTGATTGATCAAAACATTCACCCAAGCATAATTGTGAAGGGCTACACCTTAGCCGTTGAAAAAGCCCAAGAGATACTTGGAGATATTGCAATAAAAGTAGACCCAGAAAATGAGGAGACCCTTATGAAGATAGCAAAAACAGCAATCACCGGTAAGAGTGCAGAATCACACAGAGAGCATTTAGCGAGGCTTGCAGTTGAGGCTGTCAAGCAGGTTGCAGAGAAAAAGGACGGCAAGTTTGAGGTGGACATTGATAACATCAAGATTGAGAAGAAGGAAGGAGAAAGCGTTGAGGAGAGCCAGCTTATTAAAGGTGTCGTGATTGACAAAGAGAGGGTCCACCCAAGGATGCCAAAGAGGGTTGAGAGAGCTAAGATTGCACTCATAAACGATGCTCTCGAAGTTAAAAAGACTGAGACTGATGCAAAAATAAATATTACTGCTCCAGATCAACTTTATGCGTTTCTTGAGCAGGAAGAAAAGATGATTAAAGACATGGTTGACCAGATTGTTGCTACTGGTGCAAATGTTGTGTTTGTTCAGAAGGGTATTGATGATTTAGCACAGCACTATTTGGCTAAGGCTGGAATCCTGGCAGTGAGGAGGGTCAAGAAGAGTGACATGGAGAAGTTAGCAAAAGCAACAGGAGCCAAGATAGTCACAAATGTAAAAGACCTGACTTCGGAAGATTTAGGTTATGCAGAGCTCGTTGAAGAAAGAAAGATCGCCGGCGAGAACATGATCTTCGTCGAGGGCTGCAAGAATCCAAAGGCAGTGACAATCCTCATCAGGGGTGGAACAGAGCACGTCATTGATGAAGTGGAAAGAGCCCTTGAAGATGCCGTTAAAGTCGTTAAGGATGTCATGGAAGACGGAGCAATTCTCCCGGGAGGAGGCGCAACTGAGATTGAGCTCTCTATAAGGCTTGATGAGTACGGAAAGCAAGTTGGAGGAAAGGAAGCTTTAGCAATTGAGGCATTCTCAGATGCACTTAAGATAATCCCCAAGACATTAGCAGAGAACGCTGGACTTGATACAATTGATGTGCTTGTTAAGGTCATCAGCGAACATAAGACTAAAGGTAAAGCAATTGGAATTGATGTTTTTGCTGGTGAGCCTGCTGATATGCTTGAGAGGGGTGTCATTGAGCCTGTGAGGGTTAAGAAGCAGGCAATCAAGAGCGCAAGCGAAGCAGCAATCATGATCCTCAGAATCGACGACGTCATAGCTGCAAAGAGAGTTAAGAGCGAAGGCTCCGGACAGGGAATGGAAGGCATGGGCGGAATGGGCGGCATGAACATGATGGGTTGA